One window of Mediterraneibacter gnavus ATCC 29149 genomic DNA carries:
- a CDS encoding PTS ascorbate transporter subunit IIC: MDILMTVWSYFATNILQQPAFMIGLIVMVGYILLGKPWYDTLGGTLKAIVGYLILTVGSGGLTNNFRPVLVGLKDRFNMDAMVIDPYFGQNAVTVGVEEVFGKGFGDAMILLFIAFIVNILLVRFTKYTKMRALFTTGNVQVQQAATAYWLIMFACPALLTNRVGMLIVMALLLGAYWAVGSNLTIKPCQEVTDGAGFCLAHQQMFGVAFFYWLAGKLFGNENKKNKGKKVKRIEDIELPGFMSMFNDNMVSASILMLAFFGAILCVLGRDYLIEGGFMQEGQSMVFYVIQTCLYFAVYLAILQLGVRTFVAELTASFQGIADKLLPGSVPGVDCAVIFGFGAPNAVTLGFLAGFIGQIVAIATLVLLKSPVLVICGFVPVFFDNATIGVFVNEKGGLKATLILPFISGLCQVFGSALIAGWVGMAAYGGYLGMWDWAVVWPVFTVVMKYLSYAGIAIVFIALLAIPQIQYRKDKEGYFLMTEDYEAYKELKAKKARAE; this comes from the coding sequence ATGGATATATTAATGACTGTATGGTCGTATTTTGCGACAAATATTCTTCAGCAGCCGGCGTTTATGATTGGTTTGATCGTTATGGTAGGTTATATACTTCTGGGAAAACCGTGGTATGATACTCTTGGCGGTACACTCAAAGCAATTGTAGGATATCTGATCTTGACAGTTGGTTCCGGTGGACTGACAAATAACTTCCGGCCGGTGCTGGTAGGACTCAAAGACCGATTTAATATGGATGCGATGGTGATTGATCCATATTTTGGACAGAATGCAGTAACAGTAGGTGTAGAAGAGGTATTTGGAAAAGGCTTTGGAGATGCTATGATTCTTCTGTTTATTGCATTTATTGTCAACATTCTTCTGGTACGCTTTACAAAGTACACAAAGATGCGTGCACTTTTTACTACAGGTAATGTACAGGTACAGCAGGCAGCGACTGCTTACTGGCTGATTATGTTTGCCTGTCCGGCGCTTCTGACAAATAGAGTCGGAATGCTGATCGTTATGGCATTGCTTCTTGGAGCGTATTGGGCAGTTGGTTCGAACCTGACGATCAAACCTTGTCAGGAGGTAACAGATGGAGCAGGTTTCTGTTTGGCGCATCAGCAGATGTTTGGGGTTGCATTTTTCTACTGGCTGGCAGGAAAACTGTTTGGTAATGAGAATAAGAAAAATAAAGGCAAAAAAGTAAAAAGAATCGAAGATATCGAGCTTCCAGGATTCATGTCTATGTTCAATGACAATATGGTTTCCGCGTCTATTTTGATGCTGGCATTCTTTGGAGCAATCCTGTGTGTACTTGGAAGAGATTATCTGATCGAAGGCGGATTTATGCAGGAAGGACAGAGCATGGTATTCTATGTGATCCAGACTTGTCTGTACTTTGCAGTATATCTGGCAATCCTTCAGCTTGGGGTTCGTACTTTCGTTGCTGAGCTGACAGCATCCTTCCAGGGAATCGCAGACAAACTGCTTCCTGGATCTGTTCCTGGTGTGGACTGTGCGGTAATCTTCGGATTCGGAGCTCCAAACGCAGTGACACTTGGATTTTTGGCAGGTTTCATCGGACAGATCGTTGCAATTGCAACACTGGTACTGTTAAAGAGCCCGGTACTTGTAATCTGCGGATTCGTTCCGGTATTCTTCGACAATGCGACCATTGGTGTATTTGTCAATGAAAAAGGCGGTTTGAAGGCAACATTGATCCTTCCGTTTATTTCCGGTCTCTGCCAAGTATTTGGTTCAGCGCTCATTGCAGGATGGGTTGGAATGGCTGCATACGGCGGATACTTAGGTATGTGGGACTGGGCAGTGGTATGGCCGGTATTTACAGTTGTGATGAAGTACTTAAGCTACGCAGGTATTGCGATCGTATTTATTGCTCTGTTGGCAATTCCACAGATTCAGTACCGCAAGGATAAAGAAGGATATTTCCTGATGACAGAAGATTACGAGGCTTATAAAGAACTGAAAGCGAAAAAGGCTCGGGCAGAATAG
- a CDS encoding L-ribulose-5-phosphate 3-epimerase, whose product MKPYTLGIYEKAMSAELSWKEKMETAKAAGYDFIEISIDETEEKLKRLDMGKQERLELVRLMYETGMPIRTMCLSGHRKYPLGSSQPEVSGRGMEIMEKALELAEDLGIRIIQLAGYDVYYEEGSEETRKRFAKNLKKAVEMAAAKGIVLGFETMETPFMNTVQKSMKYVNLVDSLYLNVYPDLGNITNAAKAEGGDVLKDLETGRGRLAAMHLKETVQGKFREIPFGTGHVDFESSIRKAWELGVRRYVTEFWYTGSPAWKEDIDFAVKMMTEILDRQTV is encoded by the coding sequence ATGAAACCATATACCTTAGGAATATATGAGAAAGCAATGTCGGCAGAATTAAGCTGGAAGGAAAAGATGGAGACAGCAAAAGCTGCGGGCTATGATTTTATAGAGATCAGTATTGATGAGACAGAAGAAAAGCTGAAACGTCTTGACATGGGAAAACAAGAGCGTCTGGAACTGGTCCGTCTGATGTATGAGACGGGAATGCCAATCCGTACAATGTGCCTGAGCGGACATCGAAAATATCCGTTGGGAAGCAGCCAGCCGGAAGTTTCCGGTCGTGGTATGGAGATTATGGAGAAAGCACTTGAACTGGCAGAGGATCTCGGAATCCGTATCATTCAGCTGGCAGGGTATGATGTATATTATGAAGAGGGCAGTGAAGAGACCAGAAAACGGTTTGCCAAGAATCTGAAAAAAGCAGTTGAGATGGCAGCGGCAAAGGGCATTGTCCTTGGATTCGAGACAATGGAGACTCCGTTTATGAATACCGTTCAAAAATCCATGAAATATGTAAATCTCGTTGATTCGCTGTATCTGAATGTGTATCCGGATCTCGGCAATATCACCAATGCCGCAAAGGCAGAGGGCGGAGATGTACTTAAGGATCTGGAGACCGGAAGAGGAAGGCTGGCAGCCATGCATCTGAAGGAAACAGTTCAGGGCAAGTTTCGGGAGATTCCGTTTGGAACCGGACATGTAGATTTTGAATCCAGTATCCGCAAAGCCTGGGAACTGGGCGTGCGTCGCTATGTGACGGAATTCTGGTATACAGGCAGTCCGGCGTGGAAAGAAGATATTGATTTTGCTGTGAAGATGATGACAGAGATTCTGGACAGGCAGACCGTATAA
- a CDS encoding PTS sugar transporter subunit IIB has product MTNQNLKFLVCCANGSGSSLMAQMALEKVLKKNNIKPGKVHHCPLSEGKSSAVQYDVLVCAQNFANMFEDAKAKGVVVIPLKNVMSAPEIETKLKENGIL; this is encoded by the coding sequence ATGACAAATCAGAATTTGAAATTTTTAGTATGCTGCGCAAATGGTTCCGGTTCCAGCCTGATGGCTCAGATGGCACTTGAGAAGGTTCTGAAAAAGAATAACATCAAACCTGGCAAGGTACATCATTGTCCGCTCTCAGAAGGAAAGAGCAGTGCAGTTCAGTACGATGTACTTGTGTGTGCACAGAATTTTGCAAATATGTTTGAAGATGCAAAAGCAAAGGGTGTAGTTGTAATTCCGCTGAAAAATGTGATGTCAGCTCCTGAAATCGAGACAAAATTAAAAGAGAACGGAATTCTGTAG
- a CDS encoding DeoR/GlpR family DNA-binding transcription regulator, with protein MKREKAYVDARRKSILELLRENPTVRVDELAKRMGVSLITIRRDLQYLEEQKLLVRFYGGAQVADRETAEKNEVQMYRKLIARYAAGLVEDGDSLFINTSRNALQMLDYIQCRNVTVITNNGKAIGREYYDGISIILTGGELRHPKDAMVGDFAIRSVQNVFPKKAFMGCSGISMLSGMTTEIAAEVKVNEVMIQNVTEDVYLLADHTKIGKNSSFTSSPIQGIKHLITDEKAPQDVLDELRSAGVLIHQVHKGDFEI; from the coding sequence ATGAAGAGAGAAAAAGCATATGTAGATGCAAGAAGGAAGAGTATTCTGGAGCTGTTGCGTGAAAATCCAACCGTACGGGTGGATGAACTGGCAAAGCGGATGGGAGTTTCTTTGATTACGATCCGCAGAGATCTGCAGTATCTGGAAGAGCAGAAGCTGTTGGTCAGATTTTACGGAGGCGCCCAGGTGGCAGACCGGGAGACTGCGGAGAAAAATGAAGTGCAGATGTACCGTAAGCTGATCGCGAGGTATGCGGCAGGACTGGTAGAAGACGGCGATTCTCTCTTCATCAATACAAGCCGCAACGCATTGCAGATGCTGGATTATATCCAGTGTCGCAATGTGACTGTGATCACGAACAATGGAAAAGCAATCGGCAGAGAATATTATGATGGAATCAGTATTATTCTGACCGGAGGAGAACTACGGCATCCCAAAGATGCCATGGTCGGCGATTTTGCAATCCGAAGTGTACAGAATGTATTCCCGAAGAAAGCGTTTATGGGGTGTTCCGGAATTTCTATGCTTTCCGGAATGACAACGGAGATTGCGGCGGAAGTAAAAGTAAATGAGGTGATGATCCAGAATGTGACAGAGGATGTATATCTTCTGGCAGATCATACAAAAATCGGAAAAAACAGCAGCTTTACAAGTTCGCCGATCCAGGGAATCAAGCATTTGATCACAGATGAAAAAGCACCTCAGGATGTACTGGATGAACTGCGCAGTGCGGGCGTTTTGATTCATCAGGTACACAAAGGAGATTTTGAAATATGA